A section of the Pseudophryne corroboree isolate aPseCor3 chromosome 11, aPseCor3.hap2, whole genome shotgun sequence genome encodes:
- the LOC134968708 gene encoding uncharacterized protein LOC134968708: MPHTLTLDNPSMVAEPSMLHHDATVDHASMLDQPSMLQHTSTVDDPSFVAEPSMLKHPATVDDPSMVDQPSMMQEYYSVVDSSTTEETSMVNEPSMRQDRSTEDENSTMQNPLMLDKAIESNMVPATQTQDNINEEPVLHSQQSNIDTEDTNQVELNAETAHSSVLGQGLQDQFLDSTNQDMSQTILGDRVKELKIEGYRVIHVSCLKRQIDNRNILSEILQVVHSFNCFKYIYFIRNRPGLHSMCQNELWNYNIQHAMKHFFDYSNAKTVACMLGGLLTQKLVSQRLPNHDLVHGFHRHLKYTSQQAWTKFL, encoded by the exons ATGCCACATACTTTAACATTGGACAATCCTTCCATGGTGGCCGAACCATCAATGCTGCATCATGATGCAACAGTGGACCATGCTTCCATGTTGGACCAACCATCAATGCTGCAACATACTTCTACAGTGGATGATCCTTCCTTTGTGGCCGAACCATCAATGCTGAAACATCCGGCAACAGTGGATGATCCTTCCATGGTGGACCAACCATCAATGATGCAAGAATATTATTCTGTGGTTGACAGTTCCACTACGGAAGAGACTTCCATGGTAAATGAACCATCCATGAGGCAAGATCGATCAACTGAGGATGAAAATTCAACCATGCAAAACCCTTTAATGTTAGATAAAG CCATAGAAAGCAACATGGTGCCTGCCACACAGACACAGGATAACATAAATGAGGAGCCTGTATTGCATAGCCAGCAAAGTAATATTGATACAGAAGATACCAACCAGGTGGAATtgaatgcagagactgcacattctaGTGTACTTGGCCAGGGTCTTCAAGACCAATTCCTGGACTCTACAAATCAAG ATATGTCACAAACGATCTTGGGAGACAGGGTGAAGGAACTGAAGATAGAGGGATACAgagtcatccatgtgtcctgtttgAAAAGACAAATCGATAATAGGAATATACTTTCTGAGATACTTCAAGTCGTGCATTCGTTTAATTGCTTTAAATACAT TTATTTCATAAGGAATAGGCCAGGGTTACACAGCATGTGTCAAAATGAGCTATGGAACTACAACATCCAGCATGCCATGAAACATTTCTTTGATTATAGTAATGCCAAAACTGTGGCATGCATGCTGGGTGGTTTACTTACACAGAAGTTGGTGAGCCAAAGGTTGCCTAACCATGACCTAGTCCATGGTTTCCATCGGCAtttgaaatacacatcccagcaagcatGGACAAAATTTTTATAA